The Streptomyces bacillaris sequence GGTGGACGAACTCGAGCGGGTCGAAGCCGCTGACGATACGGGCGTCGCGCAGCCGGGCCGTGCAGTCGGCTGCCTCCGCCGAACTCATCCCGGCGAGGGTGGCGGCCAGCTCCTGGGAGATGTCAGTGCCGAGCACGGCGGCGGCCCAGGCGAACCGGTTGGCGTTGGTGCCCAGCCGCTCCAGTCGGGCGACGAGCCCGCTGCCCCGGGCGGAGGCACCCAGCTCCCGCAGCTGCCCGGCCGACTCCTCGACCGGCGCCAGCTCCTGGTCCTGGACCTTGGCGACCAGCTCGACCGCCTCGTACGGGTTGCCACCGGTGACCGCCCACACCTCGCGGCAGAACGGGTCGTCGGCGTGCTCGCCCAGGGCCGCGCGGGCCAGTTCGGCGGTGGCGTCCGGGGTCAGCGCCCGCAGGGCGACCCGGGTGACGTTGCTGTCGCCGTCCGCGTCGCGCTCGGCCGCACGGTCGGCGACGTAACTCGCGTTGCGCTCGGCCATCTCCTGCGGCCGGTACGCCTGGACGACGAGGAGCGGCAGTTCACCGAGCCGGGCCGTGAACGAGGAGAGCCAGGTGAGGGATTCGCCGTCCGCCCAGTGGGCGTCGTCCACCAGAAGCAGTAAGGGCCGGTGGCTGAGGCGCGAGGCGAGCCGGGCGACGACGAAGTCGAGGCCGTCACGGACACCTTGCGGGTCGGGCTGCGGGCCGCTGGGCTCGGCCAGCCCGAGAGCGGGTGCCGTGGTGTCGTACCAGTCACCGAAGAGCGCCCGGGTCTCGTCGGACGGGAACTGGTCGAGTGCGGGCTGCAGCAACTGCCGTACGACGTGGAACGGCACGGACGTGACGGTCTCGCCGCCCCGGGCGGACCAGATCGTGCAGCGGTCGGCGGCCATCGCCCGGATCTCCGCGAGCAGGGCGGTCTTGCCGAGCCCCGCCTCCCCGCTGAAGACCAGGAGCCCGCCGACGGCCTGTGCTCCGCACAGATCGTCCACCGCCCTCGCGGCAGCGGCGAGTTCCGGTTCACGTTCGTACAACGGCCGGGACGGCTTCATGCCCACCCTTCCCCAAATGGCATGCAGTGACGACGGTCGAGCCTAGTCGTGCGCGGGTGCTCACCGACAGGGTTCGGCCGATTCCCTGCAGGTACGAGGCACAATCGAGTAGTGGACGAGACGCACAGGGACCGTGACACCGAGGGCCGGGCGCGCAACGCGCGCCCCCGGGATGGGCTGGGGCGCCCCCTGCCGTACGGAAGCCCCGGGGTCGAGCGGCAGCCCGAGGGCGTCGTCCGTACGCCGGACGAGACGCTCCGGGAGGCGCAGCGGCTGCTGGACGCGGGGATGCCGTTCCATGCCCACGAGGTGTTCGAGGACGCCTGGAAGTCGGGGCCGCGGGCCGAACGCGAGCTGTGGCGGGGGCTCGCACAGCTGGCCGTGGGACTGACCCATGGGGCGCGTGGCAACCGGGCGGGCGGCGCGCGGCTGCTGCGCCGGGGCGCCGGCGCGCTCTCCTCGTACGGCGAGGCGTGGCCGTACGGGATCCGGGGCGGCGGACTGGTCGACTGGGCGCACGAGTTGGCCGACCGGGTGGAGGCGGGGCGTCCGGTCGATGCGGAGGTCGAGGCTCCGCGACTCCTGGGGTAGGTGGCCCGCAGGCTCGAAGCGGGGCGGTGGCGGAACTCGGTGGTCTGGGAACGGGGCCGTCGCGCAGCCGTTACGATCCGGCCCCATGAGCACTTCTGACCAGGACCGGGTCCGGACCCAGAGCGAGGGACGGGACCGGGGCACCGACACCCCGATAGCCGAGGGCACGACGGCGCAGGCCGCCGAGGACACCGCGAGCGATACCCGTACCGATGCCGCCGACGCGGGTACGGACACGCCTGTCGACGCAGCTGTCGCCGACGGCGCAGAGACCGAAGGCGACGACTGGGACGGGGGCGACGACGGCGACGGCGAGCGGAGACTGACCCCGCGTCAGGCGCGGCGGCTGCGGATCGTCCTCTCCTCCGTCGGCATGATCGCCATGGGCGTGGTCCTCGCCCTGCGGATCGCGAGCCGGTCGTCGGTGCTGGTCGTGGGGGTGTACGGGCTCGCGCTCATCCTGTGCGGTGTGGTGATCGAGCTGAGCCGGAACGGCCGCACCCGGCTGGGCAGCTGGCTGCTCGGGGCCGGTCTGGTGGCGGCGGTCGGGGCGGACTGGCTGCTGCTTCCCTGAGTGCCGGGGCGGGCCCCGATGAGGAGGGCCGGGCTCTGATCAGGAAGGGCGGGCCCTGGCAAGGAGGGGCGGGGCCTGATGGGCAGGGGCGGGGCTTCTTCCGGGCGATGTGATCGTTTGATCATTTCTGGTGGATTCCGATTAATCTCTTGACCGTTTGCGATCACTCGATCAGGCTTCCCTGTGCCGACCGCGACCGTATCCACGCCCAGGCCGGCTTCCGTGTCCACCGGTCCACCGGTTCACCACGAAGGGCCCGGCCTTCCCGCATGACGACCTTCCGCTCCCGCCCGCTCCCCTTCGAACTTCCCCCGGAGGACCGGGCGTCGAGCCCGTACACCGGGTACACCAGAGCGCACTGGGAGGCCGCCGCCGACGGGCTGCTGCGCGCCGCCTGGCGGTGGGCCACCCCCGGCGGGGCGCTGCTCGACCTGCCGGGGCCACCGTCCGGCTCCGGGGTGCGCTCCGACGGGCTGGAAGGGTACGCGCGGACCTTCCTCGCGGCCGCCTTCCGGGTCGCCGGGGACGGGGGGAAGGACCCGCACGAATGGCTGGATCGCTACGCGCGAGGTCTGGCGGCCGGGACCCGTGCGCCGGGGCGGGAGGACGCGGAGTCCTGGCCGGTCGTCCTGGACCACCATGTGCAGGGGCAGCCCATGGTGGAGTCGGCCTCCGTCGCGCTCGGGCTGCGGCTGACCCGGCCCTGGCTCTGGGACCGGCTGGAGCCCGGGGTCCAGGACCGGGCCGAGCAGTGGCTGCGGGGCGCGCTGAGGCACCTTCCGGCAGGCAACAACTGGTACCTCTTCCCGTACACGGTCGCCGGTTTCCTGGAGTCGGTGGGGCGGGGCGACGCGGAGACGGCCCGCGCGCGGGAGAGGGCGCTGGAGCTGCTGGAGGGCTGGTACCGGGGCGACGGCTGGTACGCCGACGGGGACGGGCGCGCCTTCGACCACTACAACGGCTGGGCGCTGCACCTGTATCCGGTGCTGGATGCCCATCTCGCGGGCGACGGAGAGGAGTCCGCGCGCCACGGGGCGCGGCTGCGTGAACATCTGGAGAGCTTCTCGCTGATGTTCGGCGGCGACGGGGCCCCGCTGCACTTCGGGCGCTCGCTGACCTACCGGTTCGCGGCGGCCGCGGCGGTGGGGCTGGGCGCGGTGACCGGGCGCACCCCGCTCGCCCCCGGGGTCTCGCGTCGGCTGGTCAACGGATCGCTGCGGTACTTCCTGGAGCGCGGGGCGGCCACGGAGGACGGGCTGCTGAGCCTCGGCTGGCACGGCCCCCACCCGGCGACCCTGCAGTCCTATTCCGGTCCCGCGTCGCCCTACTGGGCGTCGAAGGCGTTCGTCGCGCTGCTGGCCCCCGCCGGGCATCCCCTGTGGACGTCGGTGGAGGAGGCGGCTCCGAGCGAGGGCCCGGACCGGGTGCTGTCCGTACGGGCACCGGGGTTCCTGGTGCAGTCGACGCGCGCCGACGGAGTCGTACGGCTGCACAACCACGGCAGCGACCATGTCCGCCCGGACGAGGGCGAGTCGGCGGCCGGTACGGACCCGCACTACGCCCGGCTCGCCTACTCCACCGTGACCGGGCCGACCTCGGCGGCGAACCCGGCGGACAACCACCTGTCGGTGGTGGTCGAGGGGGTACGCAGCACCCGGCGCCGTATCCGTCCGCTCGGGGCCGGACACGGCGAGGGCTGGGGCTGGG is a genomic window containing:
- a CDS encoding DUF309 domain-containing protein, whose translation is MDETHRDRDTEGRARNARPRDGLGRPLPYGSPGVERQPEGVVRTPDETLREAQRLLDAGMPFHAHEVFEDAWKSGPRAERELWRGLAQLAVGLTHGARGNRAGGARLLRRGAGALSSYGEAWPYGIRGGGLVDWAHELADRVEAGRPVDAEVEAPRLLG
- a CDS encoding DUF2264 domain-containing protein, with the translated sequence MTTFRSRPLPFELPPEDRASSPYTGYTRAHWEAAADGLLRAAWRWATPGGALLDLPGPPSGSGVRSDGLEGYARTFLAAAFRVAGDGGKDPHEWLDRYARGLAAGTRAPGREDAESWPVVLDHHVQGQPMVESASVALGLRLTRPWLWDRLEPGVQDRAEQWLRGALRHLPAGNNWYLFPYTVAGFLESVGRGDAETARARERALELLEGWYRGDGWYADGDGRAFDHYNGWALHLYPVLDAHLAGDGEESARHGARLREHLESFSLMFGGDGAPLHFGRSLTYRFAAAAAVGLGAVTGRTPLAPGVSRRLVNGSLRYFLERGAATEDGLLSLGWHGPHPATLQSYSGPASPYWASKAFVALLAPAGHPLWTSVEEAAPSEGPDRVLSVRAPGFLVQSTRADGVVRLHNHGSDHVRPDEGESAAGTDPHYARLAYSTVTGPTSAANPADNHLSVVVEGVRSTRRRIRPLGAGHGEGWGWAGSWHIPVFPEGPATVPGLRVESVTVARGRHELRVHRVLGAPDGARAELTGWATEPGSPVRSRLYGLHGWAAAGPEDVRAPQGTAFTRWAVLPRLTADASGTVVLVALASLTADPEAGPLEPVVEAVDVRPGPDGGTVEVRVDWAEDGTGTRIVLGTGSVVVDHA